A single genomic interval of Aegicerativicinus sediminis harbors:
- a CDS encoding BamA/TamA family outer membrane protein: protein MKNYFLILIVICFSATINLLHAQVDTTAIDTDSVYNKIEDFSQKKKLTKWLHGLIFESTERKPKRKKVYQRVNIGNFEGKIIRDIKIRVFDPFGFSLDDTLAKPNNWAERVSNNLHIRTRSFVIRNILLFEENSKFDSVVIYESERLLRTQNYVQSVKIYPKRLVHTSDSVDITVDVLDTWTIIPDASLSSSKVKLGIRERNFIGLGHQLRADFSRSLKTDSLAYDLRYRIPNFRNTYISGELAYKSNLAGEYGKLLDIERTFFSPLTRWAGGFKLDKEFHKLYYPENDSISVSQNLNSITQDYWAGYAFRIYKGFLGNNRIANLVTSLRFLDTQFSESPSLEYDSINYFADQRFYLASIGISLRQFVRDNYIFQDGRTEDVPIGAVGAITLGNQSRNGENRNYLGTKLTYGDYYSWGFLSTNFEFGTFFNNSKAEQTAYSFQANYFTNLISIGEKWHMRQFVKPQFLIGTSRLDSEYDMLTLNENNNLDGFFNNDYPHSNRIGIPGFKSDLRGTKKYLLALQTQFYSPWNLYGFRLNPFVNITTALIADDDTRISKSKLYSSFGIGFLVRNDYLVFSSFQISLAYYPNMPGKGVNIFRGNALESNDFGFQEFNLGKPLTVNYN from the coding sequence TTGAAAAATTATTTTCTAATCCTGATTGTCATTTGCTTTTCAGCAACTATAAACCTATTACACGCCCAGGTAGATACAACTGCTATTGATACCGATAGTGTATATAACAAGATTGAGGATTTTTCACAAAAAAAGAAACTTACCAAATGGTTACATGGACTTATTTTTGAATCAACTGAAAGGAAGCCCAAAAGAAAAAAAGTTTACCAAAGAGTAAACATTGGTAATTTCGAAGGTAAAATAATCAGAGATATTAAAATAAGGGTTTTCGATCCGTTTGGTTTTTCACTTGATGATACGTTAGCAAAACCCAATAATTGGGCCGAACGAGTATCCAATAATCTGCACATAAGAACAAGAAGTTTTGTAATTAGAAACATTTTACTTTTTGAGGAGAATTCTAAATTCGACAGCGTAGTAATTTATGAGTCTGAAAGGTTACTTAGAACCCAGAATTATGTTCAAAGTGTAAAAATTTATCCAAAACGATTAGTGCATACTTCAGATTCTGTTGATATTACAGTGGATGTTCTAGATACGTGGACAATAATTCCAGATGCCAGCCTTTCTAGCAGTAAGGTAAAACTTGGAATTAGGGAAAGGAACTTTATTGGTCTCGGGCATCAATTACGGGCAGATTTCTCACGCAGTTTAAAAACAGATAGCCTTGCTTACGACCTCAGATATCGCATACCCAATTTTCGAAACACCTATATAAGTGGTGAACTGGCCTACAAATCTAACTTAGCCGGAGAATATGGTAAATTGTTAGATATAGAACGCACATTTTTTTCACCTCTTACACGTTGGGCCGGAGGTTTTAAACTAGACAAGGAATTTCATAAGCTTTATTACCCTGAAAATGATAGTATCTCTGTTTCACAAAATCTAAATTCTATTACCCAAGATTATTGGGCCGGTTATGCATTTAGAATTTATAAAGGGTTTTTGGGCAATAACAGAATTGCAAACCTTGTTACAAGTTTGAGATTCCTAGACACCCAATTCTCTGAGTCACCCTCACTTGAATACGACAGCATTAATTATTTTGCAGATCAAAGGTTTTATTTGGCTTCTATTGGAATCTCCTTGAGGCAATTTGTTAGGGACAATTACATATTTCAAGATGGACGAACTGAGGATGTACCAATAGGAGCAGTTGGAGCAATTACCTTAGGGAATCAGTCCCGCAATGGAGAAAACAGAAATTATCTTGGCACTAAACTTACCTATGGGGATTATTATTCTTGGGGATTTTTAAGCACTAATTTTGAATTCGGCACATTTTTTAACAACTCTAAGGCAGAACAAACGGCTTATAGTTTTCAAGCAAACTATTTTACAAACCTAATTTCAATCGGTGAGAAATGGCATATGAGGCAGTTTGTAAAACCCCAGTTCTTGATTGGGACCAGTCGTCTCGACTCTGAGTATGATATGCTTACCCTTAATGAGAATAATAACTTGGATGGATTTTTTAACAATGATTACCCTCACTCTAATAGAATTGGAATTCCAGGTTTTAAAAGCGATTTACGAGGGACAAAAAAATACCTATTAGCCTTGCAAACTCAATTCTACTCTCCTTGGAACTTATACGGTTTTAGACTAAACCCATTCGTTAATATTACCACTGCATTAATTGCGGATGATGATACAAGAATATCCAAGAGTAAATTGTACTCCTCATTTGGAATTGGATTTCTTGTTAGGAATGACT